From Argopecten irradians isolate NY chromosome 2, Ai_NY, whole genome shotgun sequence, the proteins below share one genomic window:
- the LOC138316234 gene encoding aquaporin AQPAe.a-like, with product MWKIMQENLEDLTSPNLWRSVAAELVGTMFLVFFGCGAALPQQATGGVSGTDILALPPSTVQISLTFGLIVGTMVWAIGHISGGHINPAVTLGALVTRRVSIVRGLMYIVAQILGAMVGAGILYGLTPMSTQGSLGVNALKGEVTDAQGFGVELMITFVLVFTVLASIDSDRNDLNGSAPLTIGLAVVAGHLVAIQYTGCSLNPARSFGPAVVTGKWENHWVFWIGPLVGGFLAAVLYEYLFSAGATFTRTRKFLIRSRKPKEKPASDEKVEIIEIETKKEAEPEPEADVEAAQAEVQDDEPLIDGKPAATE from the exons ATGTGGAAAATCATGCAGGAGAATTTGGAGGATCTTACTAGCCCCAATCTATGGCGCTCCGTGGCTGCCGAGTTGGTGGGAACTATGTTCCTGGTGTTTTTCGGGTGTGGCGCTGCCCTACCCCAGCAGGCCACAGGGGGTGTCTCGGGTACAGACATTTTAGCATTACCCCCTTCCACTGTACAGATCTCCTTAACCTTCGGTTTAATAGTTGGAACAATGGTTTGGGCCATTGGTCACATTAGCGGGGGACATATCAACCCCGCTGTCACACTTGGAGCCCTTGTCACGCGAAGGGTCAGCATTGTACGTGGACTTATGTACATTGTGGCCCAAATCCTGGGGGCGATGGTAGGAGCCGGAATTCTTTACGGCCTCACCCCCATGTCCACTCAGGGATCACTTGGAGTAAACGCCCTAAAAGGCGAAGTCACAGATGCCCAGGGTTTCGGTGTGGAGCTTATGATTACATTCGTTTTGGTTTTCACTGTATTAGCTTCCATTGACAGTGATAGGAACGATTTGAACGGATCAGCCCCCTTGACCATTGGTCTTGCAGTTGTAGCTGGACATTTGGTAGCC ATCCAATATACCGGATGCAGTTTGAACCCCGCCAGAAGTTTCGGCCCGGCAGTCGTTACTGGTAAATGGGAAAACCACTGG GTATTCTGGATTGGACCCCTCGTCGGAGGATTCCTAGCCGCCGTCTTGTATGAATACCTCTTTTCCGCTGGTGCCACATTCACCCGAACAAGAAAGTTCCTAATCAGAAGCCGTAAACCAAAGGAGAAGCCAGCCTCTGATGAGAAGGTCGAGATTATCGAGATCGAGACAAAGAAAGAAGCAGAGCCAGAACCAGAAGCTGATGTGGAGGCTGCACAAGCTGAAGTCCAAGATGATGAG CCCCTCATTGACGGCAAACCTGCTGCAACCGAGTAA